One segment of Alnus glutinosa chromosome 2, dhAlnGlut1.1, whole genome shotgun sequence DNA contains the following:
- the LOC133860888 gene encoding dihydroorotase, mitochondrial-like isoform X1: MIKTLIHPCKALQFPVGKIEGPMQLRSKGPKMELTLTQPDDWHLHLRDGDLLEAVVSHSASHFGRAIVMPNLKPPITTTAAAVAYRESILKALPANSNFTPLMTLYLTDTTSPIEIKLARRSGAVFAVKLYPAGATTNSQDGVTDIFGKCLPVLEEMAEENMPLLVHGEVTDPDVDVFDREKVFIEAVLQPLVQRLPQLKVVMEHITTIDAVRFVESCKEGFVAATVTPQHLLLNRNALFQGGLQPHSYCLPVLKREIHRQAIVSAVTSGSKRFFLGTDSAPHERRRKECPCGCAGIYNAPVALSLYAKVFEEVGALDKLEAFTSFNGPDFYGLPRNTSKIKLIRTPWTVPESFSFSFGDIIPMFAGETLEWQPSSI; the protein is encoded by the exons ATGATAAAGACTTTGATCCATCCTTGCAAA GCAttgcaattccctgtgggaaaGATTGAAGGGCCTATGCAATTAAGGTCCAAAGGACCTAAGATGGAGCTCACTCTAACACAACCTGATGACTGGCATCTTCACCTCCGTGATGGTGATCTTCTTGAAGCTGTTGTCTCTCACAG TGCAAGTCACTTTGGAAGGGCGATAGTGATGCCAAATCTGAAGCCCCCCATCACAACCACAGCTGCTGCTGTGGCTTATCGAGAATCGATCTTGAAAGCTCTGCCTGCGAATAGCAATTTCACTCCTCTTATGACACTTTATTTGACAGATACAACAAGTCCAATAGAGATCAAGCTTGCAA GAAGAAGTGGGGCTGTTTTTGCTGTGAAGTTGTACCCTGCTGGTGCTACAACAAATTCTCAAGATGGAGTTACAGATATTTTTGGGAAATGCCTACCTGTCCTTGAGGAGATGGCTGAAGAGAATATGCCTTTGTTG GTTCATGGGGAGGTTACAGATCCTGACGTTGACGTATTTGATCGTGAGAAGGTCTTCATTGAAGCTGTTTTACAACCTTTAGTCCAGAGGCTTCCGCAGCTGAAGGTAGTGATGGAACACATCACTACGATTGATGCTGTTAGGTTTGTTGAGTCCTGCAAAGAAG GATTTGTAGCTGCAACTGTTACCCCACAGCATCTTCTTCTCAATAGAAATGCCCTCTTTCAAGGTGGATTGCAGCCACATAGTTACTGCCTTCCAGTACTCAAGAGGGAGATCCACA GACAGGCTATTGTTTCTGCTGTGACTAGTGGAAGTAAAAGATTTTTCCTCGGAACTGATAGCGCTCCTCATGAGAGACGAAGAAAAGAGTGCCCTTGTGGATGTGCTGGTATATACAATGCTCCCGTTGCCCTATCACTATATGCAAAGGTCTTTGAAGAG GTAGGTGCGCTTGACAAGCTAGAGGCATTTACAAGCTTCAATGGACCCGACTTCTATGGTCTTCCAAGAAACACATCGAAAATAAAATTGATCAGAACTCCATGGACGGTACCTGAGTCTTTCTCCTTTTCATTTGGAGATATCATTCCAATGTTTGCAGGGGAAACGCTTGAATGGCAGCCATCTTCcatttga
- the LOC133860888 gene encoding dihydroorotase, mitochondrial-like isoform X3 translates to MQLRSKGPKMELTLTQPDDWHLHLRDGDLLEAVVSHSASHFGRAIVMPNLKPPITTTAAAVAYRESILKALPANSNFTPLMTLYLTDTTSPIEIKLARRSGAVFAVKLYPAGATTNSQDGVTDIFGKCLPVLEEMAEENMPLLVHGEVTDPDVDVFDREKVFIEAVLQPLVQRLPQLKVVMEHITTIDAVRFVESCKEGFVAATVTPQHLLLNRNALFQGGLQPHSYCLPVLKREIHRQAIVSAVTSGSKRFFLGTDSAPHERRRKECPCGCAGIYNAPVALSLYAKVFEEVGALDKLEAFTSFNGPDFYGLPRNTSKIKLIRTPWTVPESFSFSFGDIIPMFAGETLEWQPSSI, encoded by the exons ATGCAATTAAGGTCCAAAGGACCTAAGATGGAGCTCACTCTAACACAACCTGATGACTGGCATCTTCACCTCCGTGATGGTGATCTTCTTGAAGCTGTTGTCTCTCACAG TGCAAGTCACTTTGGAAGGGCGATAGTGATGCCAAATCTGAAGCCCCCCATCACAACCACAGCTGCTGCTGTGGCTTATCGAGAATCGATCTTGAAAGCTCTGCCTGCGAATAGCAATTTCACTCCTCTTATGACACTTTATTTGACAGATACAACAAGTCCAATAGAGATCAAGCTTGCAA GAAGAAGTGGGGCTGTTTTTGCTGTGAAGTTGTACCCTGCTGGTGCTACAACAAATTCTCAAGATGGAGTTACAGATATTTTTGGGAAATGCCTACCTGTCCTTGAGGAGATGGCTGAAGAGAATATGCCTTTGTTG GTTCATGGGGAGGTTACAGATCCTGACGTTGACGTATTTGATCGTGAGAAGGTCTTCATTGAAGCTGTTTTACAACCTTTAGTCCAGAGGCTTCCGCAGCTGAAGGTAGTGATGGAACACATCACTACGATTGATGCTGTTAGGTTTGTTGAGTCCTGCAAAGAAG GATTTGTAGCTGCAACTGTTACCCCACAGCATCTTCTTCTCAATAGAAATGCCCTCTTTCAAGGTGGATTGCAGCCACATAGTTACTGCCTTCCAGTACTCAAGAGGGAGATCCACA GACAGGCTATTGTTTCTGCTGTGACTAGTGGAAGTAAAAGATTTTTCCTCGGAACTGATAGCGCTCCTCATGAGAGACGAAGAAAAGAGTGCCCTTGTGGATGTGCTGGTATATACAATGCTCCCGTTGCCCTATCACTATATGCAAAGGTCTTTGAAGAG GTAGGTGCGCTTGACAAGCTAGAGGCATTTACAAGCTTCAATGGACCCGACTTCTATGGTCTTCCAAGAAACACATCGAAAATAAAATTGATCAGAACTCCATGGACGGTACCTGAGTCTTTCTCCTTTTCATTTGGAGATATCATTCCAATGTTTGCAGGGGAAACGCTTGAATGGCAGCCATCTTCcatttga
- the LOC133860888 gene encoding dihydroorotase, mitochondrial-like isoform X4, translating into MPNLKPPITTTAAAVAYRESILKALPANSNFTPLMTLYLTDTTSPIEIKLARRSGAVFAVKLYPAGATTNSQDGVTDIFGKCLPVLEEMAEENMPLLVHGEVTDPDVDVFDREKVFIEAVLQPLVQRLPQLKVVMEHITTIDAVRFVESCKEGFVAATVTPQHLLLNRNALFQGGLQPHSYCLPVLKREIHRQAIVSAVTSGSKRFFLGTDSAPHERRRKECPCGCAGIYNAPVALSLYAKVFEEVGALDKLEAFTSFNGPDFYGLPRNTSKIKLIRTPWTVPESFSFSFGDIIPMFAGETLEWQPSSI; encoded by the exons ATGCCAAATCTGAAGCCCCCCATCACAACCACAGCTGCTGCTGTGGCTTATCGAGAATCGATCTTGAAAGCTCTGCCTGCGAATAGCAATTTCACTCCTCTTATGACACTTTATTTGACAGATACAACAAGTCCAATAGAGATCAAGCTTGCAA GAAGAAGTGGGGCTGTTTTTGCTGTGAAGTTGTACCCTGCTGGTGCTACAACAAATTCTCAAGATGGAGTTACAGATATTTTTGGGAAATGCCTACCTGTCCTTGAGGAGATGGCTGAAGAGAATATGCCTTTGTTG GTTCATGGGGAGGTTACAGATCCTGACGTTGACGTATTTGATCGTGAGAAGGTCTTCATTGAAGCTGTTTTACAACCTTTAGTCCAGAGGCTTCCGCAGCTGAAGGTAGTGATGGAACACATCACTACGATTGATGCTGTTAGGTTTGTTGAGTCCTGCAAAGAAG GATTTGTAGCTGCAACTGTTACCCCACAGCATCTTCTTCTCAATAGAAATGCCCTCTTTCAAGGTGGATTGCAGCCACATAGTTACTGCCTTCCAGTACTCAAGAGGGAGATCCACA GACAGGCTATTGTTTCTGCTGTGACTAGTGGAAGTAAAAGATTTTTCCTCGGAACTGATAGCGCTCCTCATGAGAGACGAAGAAAAGAGTGCCCTTGTGGATGTGCTGGTATATACAATGCTCCCGTTGCCCTATCACTATATGCAAAGGTCTTTGAAGAG GTAGGTGCGCTTGACAAGCTAGAGGCATTTACAAGCTTCAATGGACCCGACTTCTATGGTCTTCCAAGAAACACATCGAAAATAAAATTGATCAGAACTCCATGGACGGTACCTGAGTCTTTCTCCTTTTCATTTGGAGATATCATTCCAATGTTTGCAGGGGAAACGCTTGAATGGCAGCCATCTTCcatttga
- the LOC133860888 gene encoding dihydroorotase, mitochondrial-like isoform X2, with product MKKKTSDSALQFPVGKIEGPMQLRSKGPKMELTLTQPDDWHLHLRDGDLLEAVVSHSASHFGRAIVMPNLKPPITTTAAAVAYRESILKALPANSNFTPLMTLYLTDTTSPIEIKLARRSGAVFAVKLYPAGATTNSQDGVTDIFGKCLPVLEEMAEENMPLLVHGEVTDPDVDVFDREKVFIEAVLQPLVQRLPQLKVVMEHITTIDAVRFVESCKEGFVAATVTPQHLLLNRNALFQGGLQPHSYCLPVLKREIHRQAIVSAVTSGSKRFFLGTDSAPHERRRKECPCGCAGIYNAPVALSLYAKVFEEVGALDKLEAFTSFNGPDFYGLPRNTSKIKLIRTPWTVPESFSFSFGDIIPMFAGETLEWQPSSI from the exons atgaagaaaaaaacgaGTGATAGT GCAttgcaattccctgtgggaaaGATTGAAGGGCCTATGCAATTAAGGTCCAAAGGACCTAAGATGGAGCTCACTCTAACACAACCTGATGACTGGCATCTTCACCTCCGTGATGGTGATCTTCTTGAAGCTGTTGTCTCTCACAG TGCAAGTCACTTTGGAAGGGCGATAGTGATGCCAAATCTGAAGCCCCCCATCACAACCACAGCTGCTGCTGTGGCTTATCGAGAATCGATCTTGAAAGCTCTGCCTGCGAATAGCAATTTCACTCCTCTTATGACACTTTATTTGACAGATACAACAAGTCCAATAGAGATCAAGCTTGCAA GAAGAAGTGGGGCTGTTTTTGCTGTGAAGTTGTACCCTGCTGGTGCTACAACAAATTCTCAAGATGGAGTTACAGATATTTTTGGGAAATGCCTACCTGTCCTTGAGGAGATGGCTGAAGAGAATATGCCTTTGTTG GTTCATGGGGAGGTTACAGATCCTGACGTTGACGTATTTGATCGTGAGAAGGTCTTCATTGAAGCTGTTTTACAACCTTTAGTCCAGAGGCTTCCGCAGCTGAAGGTAGTGATGGAACACATCACTACGATTGATGCTGTTAGGTTTGTTGAGTCCTGCAAAGAAG GATTTGTAGCTGCAACTGTTACCCCACAGCATCTTCTTCTCAATAGAAATGCCCTCTTTCAAGGTGGATTGCAGCCACATAGTTACTGCCTTCCAGTACTCAAGAGGGAGATCCACA GACAGGCTATTGTTTCTGCTGTGACTAGTGGAAGTAAAAGATTTTTCCTCGGAACTGATAGCGCTCCTCATGAGAGACGAAGAAAAGAGTGCCCTTGTGGATGTGCTGGTATATACAATGCTCCCGTTGCCCTATCACTATATGCAAAGGTCTTTGAAGAG GTAGGTGCGCTTGACAAGCTAGAGGCATTTACAAGCTTCAATGGACCCGACTTCTATGGTCTTCCAAGAAACACATCGAAAATAAAATTGATCAGAACTCCATGGACGGTACCTGAGTCTTTCTCCTTTTCATTTGGAGATATCATTCCAATGTTTGCAGGGGAAACGCTTGAATGGCAGCCATCTTCcatttga